A genomic region of Papaver somniferum cultivar HN1 chromosome 7, ASM357369v1, whole genome shotgun sequence contains the following coding sequences:
- the LOC113296355 gene encoding uncharacterized protein LOC113296355 yields the protein MVDAETISKYTHHLPFDVWSIIPAVGKSGDLAFGHFEKSSIEVLGSPGFVVVNKLKNVKTDLIKWNRNSFGHIKTIIGRLNSELEKLQALPYSPQIGGYILNYSQQNMYNTIHTIRDDQGNWIENREQVADFLSKHFKKIYTTSIPGNKDIEEALSIVSYSVLVNGSPGDTFFPTRGIRQDDCMLFAKASITYARNLIKIINVFAKASGRAINFEKSGFITSGKDKTKSFNFLIDNFYARLSSSKKSNLNVAGRTVVTKHVLSSLAIYHMACFPLTKTVTSKIDVIQRTFWWSKKNPKHAAYFRSWGDIGKAKSSGGLGIRNTYATNRVFICRLGWRIINNPNILLTTFLKDKYFPNQNLLEIDKAADTSSWIWKGIVKGLHFIRANSVVKINNGVSTRIWSSNWIPGFSNPPISAHSSHSNYIFVNDLIDNHNKCWNASLLSTLFSPGDVIRIRSIRLNLNQCDSLIWAHTRNALGISPFRVSWTSIGAIVMWCIWKLRCDVLFRQTTIDLNKVILETEKMINTYIAPPVCSGALVRDYKVPLDVVNHFMFSDGFFKDFKMSLGVIWCDISGKLKSSRSDFGLIPDAIGAEVASLILAISWAEEMNLSKVVFISDCLQLVDYVNGVSSNITWRSEYLLNQCRVLISSSCSFEVVFVKRVKNHLADRLARRARNFSLKGLWVSYPSFLISLVRKENLNVVCNWWLFKRVTN from the exons ATGGTAGATGCTGAAACAATTAGTAAATACACTCATCACTTGCCTTTTGATGTTTGGTCTATCATTCCTGCTGTGGGTAAATCTGGGGATCTTGcatttggtcattttgaaaagtCGAGTATTGAAGTTCTTG GTTCTCCTGGTTTCGTTGTGGTTAACAAGCTCAAAAATGTGAAGACTGATTTAATTAAATGGAATAGAAATTCCTTTGGTCATATTAAAACTATTATAGGTAGATTAAATTCGGAGTTAGAAAAACTTCAGGCTTTACCTTATTCTCCTCAAATTGGTGGTTATATCCTAAATTACTCTCAACA AAACATGTACAATACAATTCACACCATTAGAGATGATCAAGGTAACTGGATTGAGAATAGAGAGcaggttgctgattttctttctaAACATTTCAAGAAAATTTATACTACTTCCATCCCTGGGAATAAGGATATTGAAGAAGCTCTAAG TATAGTTTCTTATTCTGTTCTGGTTAATGGCTCACCTGGAGACACCTTCTTTCCTACTAGGGGCATTAGACAGG ATGATTGTATGTTGTTTGCTAAAGCTTCTATTACTTATGCTAGGAATCTTATCAAGATTATTAATGTCTTTGCTAAAGCTTCAGGTCGAGCGATAAATTTTGAAAAGTCGGGTTTCATCACTAGTG GTAAAGATAAAACTAAATCCTTCAATTTTCTCATTGACAACTTTTATGCTAGATTGAGTTCTTCTAAGAAGTCCAATTTAAATGTTGCTGGTAGAACTGTGGTTACTAAACATGTGTTGTCTAGTTTAGCTATTTATCATATGGCTTGCTTTCCTCTGACGAAAACAGTtacgtctaaaattgatgttattCAAAGAACCTTCTGGTGgtcaaaaaaaaatcctaaacatGCTGCTTACTTTCGTTCTTGGGGTGATATTGGTAAAGCTAAATCAAGTGGAGGTTTAGGTATTAGGAATACTTATGCCACTAATAGAGTCTTTATCTGTAGACTTGGTTGGAGAATTATTAATAATCCGAACATATTACTTACTACATTTTTAAAGGATAAATATTTTCCTAACCAGAACTTATTAGAAATTGACAAAGCTGCTGATACTTCCTCCTGGATCTGGAAAGGTATTGTAAAAGGGTTACACTTTATCAGAGCTAATTCAGTGGTAAAAATAAACAATGGGGTTTCTACTCGTATATGGAGTTCTAACTGGATTCCAGGGTTTAGTAATCCTCCTATTTCTGCTCATTCTTCTCACAGTAATTATATCTTTGTTAATGACCTTATAGATAATCATAATAAGTGTTGGAATGCCAGTCTGTTATCTACCTTATTTTCTCCTGGCGATGTTATCAGAATTAGATCTATTAGGTTAAATCTTAATCAGTGTGACTCCTTAATATGGGCTCACACCAGAAATG CTCTTGGTATTTCTCCTTTTAGAGTCTCTTGGACTAGTATTGGTGCTATTGTCATGTGGTGTATATGGAAGTTAAGATGTGATGTGCTTTTTAGACAGACTACTATTGATTTGAACAAGGTCATTTTGGAAACTGAGAAAATGATTAACACCTATATCGCCCCTCCTGTTTGCTCTGGTGCTCTTGTCAGAGATTATAAAGTCCCCTTAGATGTTGTGAATCATTTTATGTTCTCCGATggtttttttaaagattttaaaatGAGTTTGGGTGTTATCTGGTGTGATATTTCAGGAAAATTAAAGAGTTCTCGCTCGGACTTTGGCTTGATTCCAGATGCAATAGGTGCTGAAGTTGCTTCTCTCATTTTGGCGATCTCTTGGGCAGAAGAGATGAATCTTTCCAAAGTTGTTTTTATTAGTGATTGTCTCCAACTAGTGGATTATGTGAATGGAGTCAGCTCTAATATTACTTGGAGAAGTGAATATCTTCTCAATCAGTGTCGGGTTTTAATTTCTAGTTCTTGCTCCTTTGAAGTTGTTTTTGTAAAACGTGTGAAAAACCATCTAGCAGATCGGCTTGCCCGTAGAGCTAGAAATTTTAGTCTTAAGGGTCTTTGGGTATCCTATCCCTCTTTTTTGATCTCTCTTGTGAGGAAGGAGAACTTGAATGTTGTTTGTAATTGGTGGCTCtttaaaagagtcacaaactaa